One segment of Ziziphus jujuba cultivar Dongzao chromosome 12, ASM3175591v1 DNA contains the following:
- the LOC107417858 gene encoding homeobox-leucine zipper protein HDG5-like produces MDGSEVFFAVEIFLPVMLIFPSLPSIITKKPEGKEIGRGKEEMEKGVFEDDKERLKLSRKLGLKPPHIKFWFQNRRNQMRKFAPFVFHCFMAGYAFCTVVP; encoded by the exons ATGGATGGGTCGGAGGTTTTTTTTGCTGTGGAGATTTTCCTTCCTGTTATGTtaatttttccttctcttccttCCATCATTACT AAAAAACCAGAAGGAAAAGAAATCGGGCGAGGAAAGGAGGAGATGGAGAAGGGGGTCTTTGAAG ATGACAAGGAAAGACTGAAACTCAGCCGAAAATTGGGTCTCAAACCACCGCATATCAAGTTCTGGTTCCAAAACCGGCGAAACCAGATGAGGAAATTCGCCCCCTTCGTTTTTCACTGTTTCATG GCTGGATATGCTTTTTGTACAGTTGTACCATAG
- the LOC112491571 gene encoding disease resistance protein RPV1-like, translating to MRLYGDSRVGLGGRRPLAVFVSSDWAGQDRTVSQSGVCFVPNSSSHSPLSRWCLSLVSLAEAGPPDRLNNRSSSSPVNVHGLLRPLHPSEEETQPISMISSSSCSLQCNWRIRDIHYYLSENYASSARCLDELVEILECRKSFGRLVWPVFLGVKPSEVINQTGNFEKALAEYEGSSDRKKEKLAKWKDALTQASSLSGWHLGDGYESLLIQRIVEAAEAALRKINRRVPLHVAKYPVGIEDRFVESEPLIDVGTGKNDVKFIGIYGIGGVGKTTIAKALFNKFADEFEGSSFLTNVIETSKQNLGFVQLQGKLLFDMLGDKNLKVGNVIEVSIS from the exons atgaggCTCTATGGTGATAGCAGAG TTGGTTTGGGAGGAAGAAGACCTCTGGCCGTGTTTGTTTCATCGGATTGGGCAGGTCAGGACAGGACTGTATCCCAATCCGGTGTTTG TTTTGTCCCAAACTCATCGTCCCATTCTCCTCTCTCTCGCTGGTGTCTCTCGCTGGTATCTCTCGCCGAAGCAGGTCCACCAGATCGTCTCAACAATCGAAGCAGCTCTTCCCCGGTGAACGTCCATGGCCTCTTGAGACCTCTGCATCCCTCTGAGGAAGAAACACAGCCGATTAGtatgatttcttcttcttcgtgttCTCTCCAAt GCAATTGGAGAATCAGAGATATCCATTATTATCTCTCCGAAAACTATGCATCTTCAGCACGGTGTTTGGATGAACTGGTTGAGATCCTTGAATGTCGGAAATCATTTGGGCGACTAGTTTGGCCAGTCTTCTTGGGAGTGAAGCCTTCTGAAGTAATAAACCAGACAGGCAATTTTGAAAAAGCATTGGCTGAATATGAAGGAAGTTCAGATAGGAAGAAGGAAAAGCTTGCTAAATGGAAGGATGCTTTGACCCAAGCTTCCAGTCTATCTGGGTGGCATCTAGGTGATGG ATATGAATCTCTACTGATCCAAAGAATTGTTGAAGCTGCAGAAGCTGCACTAAGAAAAATCAATCGTAGAGTACCTCTACATGTTGCCAAATATCCAGTTGGAATTGAAGACCGCTTCGTGGAATCGGAACCCCTAATCGATGTTGGAACTGGAAAGAATGATGTGAAATTCATAGGGATCTATGGAATTGGTGGTGTAGGTAAGACCACAATTGCCAAAgctttattcaataaatttgctGATGAATTTGAAGGCTCCAGCTTCCTCACAAATGTAATAGAAACATCGAAGCAGAATCTTGGTTTTGTTCAACTACAAGGAAAACTTCTGTTTGACATGCTGGGGGATAAAAATTTGAAGGTTGGCAATGTCATAGAGGTATCAATATCATAA
- the LOC107428052 gene encoding peroxidase 11 → MRSSLCSGPFILQFILSALFILKTSLHAIASDPPLTLDYYASTCPTIFEIVRKEIECAVLSDPRNAALIVRLHFHDCFVQGCDGSVLLEDTITLQGEKKASTNRHSLKGFRIVDRIKNQLESECPGIVSCADILTIAARDAVILVGGPYWDVPLGRKDSVTASLPLAEANLPKPNEGLMSIISKFLYQGLTVTDVVALSGAHTIGMARCESFRERIYGDFEATSEKNIFSESHLNNLKSICPPLGGEDNISAMDYVTPNLFDNSYYHLLLKGEGLLNSDQELYSSVLGVQTSELVMKYAADPLAFFEQFSDSMVKMGNITNSDSFVNGEVRKNCRYVNT, encoded by the exons atgagatCCTCCCTTTGCTCTGGACCCTTCATTCTGCAGTTCATTCTTTCTGCTTTGTTCATCTTAAAGACCAGTTTGCATGCAATTGCAAGTGACCCTCCGTTGACATTAGACTACTATGCTTCTACATGTCCCACTATTTTTGAGATTGTCAGGAAAGAAATTGAATGTGCAGTACTTTCTGATCCTCGTAATGCAGCCTTGATAGTTAGATTACATTTCCATGACTGTTTTGTCCAG GGATGTGATGGGTCAGTTTTGTTGGAGGACACAATAACCTTGCAAGGAGAGAAGAAAGCTTCAACCAACAGACACTCTTTGAAAGGTTTTCGCATTGTTGATAGAATCAAGAACCAGCTTGAATCAGAGTGCCCAGGAATTGTGTCATGTGCAGATATTCTCACCATTGCAGCAAGAGATGCTGTTATTTTG GTTGGTGGGCCATATTGGGATGTTCCACTAGGAAGGAAGGATTCTGTCACTGCTAGTTTACCACTAGCAGAGGCTAATCTTCCTAAACCAAATGAGGGCCTTATGTCTATCATTTCCAAGTTTCTATATCAGGGCCTTACAGTTACAGATGTGGTAGCTCTTTCTG GAGCTCATACCATTGGCATGGCACGGTGCGAGAGCTTCAGAGAAAGGATTTATGGTGATTTTGAAGCAACTTCTGAGAAGAACATTTTCTCTGAGTCACATCTAAACAACCTGAAATCAATTTGCCCTCCTCTTGGTGGAGAAGATAACATATCAGCCATGGACTATGTTACTCCAAACCTTTTTGATAACTCCTACTACCATCTACTTTTGAAAGGTGAGGGACTTTTGAACTCAGACCAGGAATTGTATTCCAGTGTGCTTGGTGTCCAAACAAGTGAGCTTGTCATGAAGTATGCAGCAGACCCACTCGCTTTTTTTGAGCAGTTTTCAGATTCCATGGTGAAGATGGGAAATATTACCAATTCAGACAGTTTTGTCAACGGGGAAGTTAGGAAAAATTGCAGATACGTTAACACATGA
- the LOC107428056 gene encoding uncharacterized protein LOC107428056: MEDVLTEIPPPSRFYQDELNNFAPPSPPIPSPFLLFSNPNPNRPLRPSLLIIALSNPSLYIFHNLSSKKLIGTLILPETHFSGNSIEPSLRDKSCNIYSLNGDDDNSVIVVSVQCPVSAERSHVAAKLLIGGDIIPQRVVVFDSVQSRNFRGKLSPDETLGFKLETSSERKGVGGGLKGLEYFPSGSVVDGLGAALLGRCQMKNIKGSLCVTWPEFGVDVVSLVKSLLVGNLLPGLDLSIGGCDGGDEFLGSGQIKDHFYDSELYT, from the coding sequence ATGGAAGACGTCCTTACAGAGATTCCACCACCTTCGAGATTTTACCAGGACGAACTCAACAACTTCGCTCCTCCTTCACCCCCAATTCCCTCTCCGTTCCTCTTGTTCTCTAACCCTAACCCTAATCGACCTCTCCGACCTTCTCTCCTCATTATTGCCTTATCTAACCCATCCCTCTATATCTTCCACAATTTATCATCCAAGAAACTCATCGGAACTCTTATCCTCCCGGAAACCCATTTCTCCGGCAACTCCATCGAACCCTCTCTTCGTGACAAGTCCTGTAACATATACTCCCTCAATGGAGACGACGACAACTCCGTTATCGTCGTTTCCGTACAGTGCCCGGTTTCCGCAGAGAGGTCTCACGTTGCTGCAAAATTGCTTATTGGGGGTGATATTATTCCCCAGAGGGTTGTGGTTTTCGATTCTGTTCAGAGCCGGAATTTCCGAGGGAAGCTCTCGCCGGACGAGACATTGGGGTTCAAGCTTGAGACATCGTCGGAAAGGAAAGGTGTTGGTGGTGGGTTGAAAGGGTTGGAGTATTTTCCATCGGGAAGTGTGGTGGATGGATTGGGTGCAGCTCTGTTAGGAAGGTGCCAGATGAAGAACATCAAGGGAAGTCTGTGTGTTACTTGGCCAGAGTTTGGTGTTGATGTGGTTTCTCTGGTTAAGTCTTTGCTGGTTGGCAATTTGTTGCCTGGTTTGGATTTGAGCATAGGTGGTTGTGATGGTGGGGATGAGTTTTTAGGGTCAGGACAAATTAAGGATCATTTTTATGATTCTGAATTGTATACCTGA